One Chryseobacterium sp. StRB126 genomic region harbors:
- a CDS encoding DUF1003 domain-containing protein, with protein MKISHISHETIPEGEQIKGEDIREGIFSFIRHNFPDMSKTDYISVTELNLYRRLYLTSLIIEEKGELESIDLDVINAIKNNSILSENIQEEMEAKISFSQKLADNVASFGGSWAFILIFFSFILVWIAVNIWFLKFESFDPYPFILLNLILSCLAAIQAPIIMMSQNRLEQKDRIRAEHDYKINLKAELEIKLLSEKIDHLLVSQNKKLLEIQEIQTDYLEDLTNTLKTK; from the coding sequence ATGAAAATAAGCCATATCAGTCATGAGACGATACCGGAAGGAGAACAAATAAAGGGGGAAGATATAAGAGAAGGGATATTTTCCTTTATAAGGCATAATTTCCCTGATATGAGTAAAACTGACTACATATCCGTCACAGAACTCAACCTTTACAGAAGGCTGTATCTTACCTCTTTAATTATTGAGGAAAAAGGAGAACTTGAAAGTATAGATCTTGATGTGATAAATGCTATCAAAAATAATTCGATCCTCTCAGAAAATATACAGGAAGAAATGGAAGCAAAGATTAGTTTTTCTCAAAAACTAGCAGATAATGTCGCGTCTTTTGGGGGAAGCTGGGCATTTATACTGATTTTCTTTTCATTCATATTAGTTTGGATTGCGGTAAACATCTGGTTTTTAAAATTTGAGTCATTTGATCCATACCCATTTATACTGCTCAATCTAATTCTTTCCTGTTTGGCTGCTATTCAGGCTCCTATTATAATGATGAGCCAAAACCGGCTAGAACAAAAAGACCGAATAAGAGCTGAACATGACTATAAGATTAATTTAAAAGCCGAACTGGAAATAAAACTGTTAAGTGAAAAAATAGACCATCTCCTTGTAAGTCAGAACAAAAAACTATTGGAAATACAAGAAATACAGACAGATTATCTTGAGGATCTGACAAATACTCTTAAAACGAAGTAA
- a CDS encoding GNAT family N-acetyltransferase, whose product MNLFEHHNFPNVKGSRVSLRQILDTDLDDLVEISFYDAIPAKTVQQAAEMQAKINQDYRDGNSIHWGIVDNATHKIVGTCGYYRGLDKGEGELGCVLLSKYYGQGYMTEGMLLAIDFGLNQMKLERIWAATSQQNGAAIKLLERLNFVKVKETDDDEIEYELR is encoded by the coding sequence ATGAACCTATTTGAACACCACAATTTCCCAAATGTAAAGGGTAGCAGAGTATCATTAAGACAAATTCTGGATACGGATCTGGATGATCTTGTCGAGATTTCATTTTACGATGCTATTCCGGCGAAAACTGTTCAGCAGGCAGCTGAAATGCAGGCAAAAATCAATCAGGATTATAGGGATGGAAATTCTATTCATTGGGGAATTGTAGATAATGCAACCCACAAAATTGTTGGAACTTGTGGCTATTACCGTGGGTTGGATAAAGGAGAAGGCGAATTAGGCTGTGTTTTATTATCAAAATATTATGGACAGGGATATATGACAGAGGGAATGTTATTGGCCATTGATTTTGGACTAAATCAAATGAAATTAGAGCGAATCTGGGCTGCAACAAGCCAACAAAACGGAGCTGCCATTAAACTTCTCGAACGGCTTAATTTTGTAAAAGTGAAAGAGACGGATGATGACGAAATTGAATATGAACTAAGGTGA
- a CDS encoding DUF3575 domain-containing protein: MKKNFLLLIILFAFYSVNAQSETGDPYQKNNEIKLNLFAPLSGSVEVAFERHLNKRSSLGISTFIVYDQTKNEDMNYNVSPYYRYYFGKKYASGFFVEGFGMFTSIDGKKIYAPDNVTFTENKDVYDLALGAGLGWKLITKKGFVVEANVGYGKLLFNANKTDHDVVAKYGLSIGYRF, from the coding sequence ATGAAAAAGAACTTTTTACTGCTCATCATTTTGTTTGCTTTTTATTCTGTTAATGCTCAAAGTGAAACGGGTGATCCTTATCAGAAAAACAATGAAATTAAACTGAATTTATTTGCGCCGTTATCCGGTTCTGTAGAAGTAGCTTTTGAACGACATCTCAACAAACGTTCATCACTGGGGATCTCTACATTTATTGTTTATGATCAGACAAAAAATGAGGATATGAATTACAACGTCTCCCCCTATTACAGATATTATTTTGGAAAAAAATATGCTTCCGGTTTTTTTGTCGAAGGATTTGGAATGTTCACTTCCATTGATGGAAAAAAAATATACGCACCAGACAACGTGACATTCACTGAGAATAAAGATGTTTATGATCTTGCATTGGGTGCTGGTCTTGGCTGGAAGTTGATTACAAAAAAAGGATTTGTTGTTGAAGCCAACGTAGGCTACGGAAAACTTTTGTTCAATGCAAACAAAACAGATCATGATGTGGTCGCAAAATACGGATTGAGTATTGGCTACCGGTTTTAA
- a CDS encoding serine hydrolase domain-containing protein translates to MIKNSIQWLVVFSFSLFLFSCSATKQGVETGTGKAADKSDSLYLEIHRVALEATKNNHVPGVAIAVIQNGKVAWTQCIGLANVESKKPITTETIFNVGSVSKMVSAWGLMQLTEKRLVTLDEPVAPFLVRWKLPVSQYDISKVTLRRILSHTAGLSVHGYGGSEQGAPLLSLEESLSGKTKRNGESVRLISEPGTKWEYSGGGYTLAQLLLEERTKEKFADYMKKNVFEPLGLNNTHYEWTEEMMANSATAYDTSGKPIKNRIFTEQAAAGLQTTILDLAHFVELSITPDSKPLNKVLKSTTLQLMEKPVLPFSEQGKSGLGYRFMNYEGFETIGHTGENEGWSAGVFMHMPTKSGIVILCNGSNGDRVWYPIYQSWVKSIKVD, encoded by the coding sequence ATGATCAAAAACAGTATACAATGGCTCGTTGTTTTTTCTTTTTCCTTATTTCTTTTTTCCTGCTCAGCCACAAAACAGGGGGTTGAGACTGGTACTGGAAAGGCAGCTGATAAATCTGATTCGCTTTATTTGGAAATCCATCGTGTAGCTTTAGAAGCTACCAAAAATAATCATGTTCCGGGGGTAGCTATAGCAGTTATTCAAAATGGAAAAGTGGCCTGGACTCAATGTATTGGATTGGCTAATGTGGAAAGTAAAAAACCAATTACTACGGAAACTATTTTTAATGTGGGATCAGTATCGAAAATGGTATCTGCATGGGGATTGATGCAGTTGACTGAAAAAAGGCTTGTAACATTGGATGAACCAGTTGCTCCGTTCTTGGTACGCTGGAAGCTGCCGGTATCTCAATATGATATCTCAAAAGTTACGTTGAGACGTATTCTCAGTCATACAGCAGGGCTTTCGGTACATGGATATGGAGGATCGGAGCAAGGAGCTCCATTGTTAAGTTTAGAAGAGTCGCTTTCAGGAAAGACAAAAAGAAATGGAGAAAGTGTACGTTTGATCAGTGAGCCCGGAACAAAATGGGAATATTCAGGTGGAGGTTACACTCTTGCACAATTACTGCTCGAAGAACGAACGAAAGAAAAGTTTGCAGACTACATGAAAAAGAATGTTTTTGAGCCTCTAGGATTGAATAATACCCATTATGAATGGACAGAAGAAATGATGGCAAACTCTGCAACGGCTTATGACACTTCAGGGAAACCCATAAAGAACAGGATATTTACAGAACAGGCTGCAGCCGGCTTACAAACTACAATTTTGGATTTGGCCCATTTTGTTGAGCTATCAATAACCCCTGATTCAAAACCGTTGAATAAAGTTTTGAAATCAACAACCCTACAATTAATGGAGAAACCTGTTTTACCATTTTCTGAGCAGGGAAAAAGTGGTCTAGGCTATCGGTTTATGAATTATGAAGGGTTTGAAACCATTGGGCATACCGGAGAAAATGAGGGTTGGAGTGCAGGTGTGTTTATGCATATGCCCACAAAAAGCGGTATTGTTATACTCTGTAATGGTTCTAATGGAGACCGCGTCTGGTATCCTATTTACCAGAGTTGGGTAAAAAGCATCAAGGTAGATTAA
- a CDS encoding helix-turn-helix domain-containing protein, which translates to MIYTTLLNIAIFQGIVLGVVILKSSLFNSQSNKYLAYLLFALSMVLLNYVFEIEGTFKSYPLLRFLDYIEWIFLLPVFIFLFIINRIDDTVKNRQRAYLYYIPFVYSSTFVIIYHLNDILGIYKITDSAIFIINILMLIQLLFAFIIILFPPFYSYFMIRHLKDPQEKKWVITLLTTLYLLLSTWLITYMTGFFFGIDISSTMSGLALSATFIMHWTAYIGIYKYKLAKNKDAVYHFLNNDLVIIHPDLQAAENSITQENNTAEESRESITADNLYFQKLELLCKDEHIYTDSTLNREKVAEKLGISAGYVSQIVNTITGDNFAHYINQYRVEAVKEMISDPEYDNYNLLTMGLEAGFTSKTTFFKAFKKVTGQTPNEYKNTVK; encoded by the coding sequence TTGATCTATACAACACTTTTAAATATTGCAATTTTCCAGGGAATAGTCTTAGGCGTAGTTATTTTAAAATCTTCCCTATTCAATAGTCAATCAAATAAGTATTTAGCCTACTTATTATTTGCACTTTCCATGGTTTTACTGAATTATGTTTTTGAAATTGAAGGTACATTTAAGTCCTATCCCTTGCTACGTTTTCTGGATTATATTGAGTGGATATTTTTACTACCCGTCTTCATCTTCCTTTTTATAATAAACCGAATTGATGATACTGTAAAGAACAGACAAAGAGCTTATTTGTATTACATTCCGTTTGTCTATTCCTCTACTTTTGTTATTATATACCATCTTAATGATATTTTAGGGATTTATAAAATCACAGATTCAGCCATTTTTATCATCAATATACTTATGCTGATTCAGCTTTTATTTGCCTTTATCATCATCCTGTTTCCACCGTTTTACTCTTATTTTATGATAAGGCACTTAAAAGACCCACAAGAGAAAAAATGGGTAATTACCTTATTAACTACTCTCTATTTACTATTATCTACCTGGCTAATTACGTATATGACCGGCTTCTTTTTTGGGATAGACATTTCCTCTACCATGAGTGGGCTGGCTTTATCGGCAACATTTATCATGCACTGGACAGCTTATATAGGCATTTACAAATATAAGCTTGCCAAAAACAAAGATGCTGTCTACCATTTTCTAAACAACGATTTGGTTATTATACATCCCGATCTGCAAGCTGCAGAAAACAGTATAACGCAAGAAAATAACACTGCCGAAGAATCCAGAGAATCTATAACGGCTGACAATCTTTATTTTCAAAAACTGGAACTTCTTTGCAAAGACGAGCACATTTATACAGACAGTACATTAAACAGGGAAAAAGTAGCTGAAAAACTAGGCATAAGTGCAGGATATGTTTCACAAATTGTCAATACGATCACAGGAGACAATTTTGCTCATTATATCAATCAATATCGGGTGGAGGCAGTCAAGGAAATGATATCAGATCCGGAATATGACAACTATAATCTACTGACAATGGGATTAGAAGCTGGGTTTACTTCAAAAACAACTTTTTTTAAAGCCTTTAAAAAAGTGACGGGTCAGACTCCCAATGAATATAAAAACACTGTTAAATAA
- a CDS encoding fibrinogen-like YCDxxxxGGGW domain-containing protein, which produces MKKKTFCMALILGVTMLYGQVGINTANPQATLDVKKTNKGNTAEGLLIPSFTVTELATKDSDYGNNQNGTMVFITEGTGSSGKTAQINGSGYYYYDSPSHLWIPTGSKEPWISKGTGYGATLSTENIYQTGQIGIGSSTIDPSAQLDITASNRGLLVPRMSKNERSAIVSPANGLLIYNTTTNCFNYYITSTSRWQSLCGTYEPASFNIVSCAPPTGPSGTFTAGAALNSNNTYTIVVNVTEIGTYQIIANTSNGFSFNKSGVFSQTGTQTVVLDGQGIPVNGPQSTTVSLNFNGIAVNPDCVLPTVNVGGSSTNFNLNCSAATVNGTYSTSIALDGTNYIDVPVTSVSTPGTAVVETAMINGIKFSSGSINITSSTTSIRLFGQGVPSNPGTNVYSFTSPGGSSSCSVAITAKTSIGTFANPANRCTDILSSASSSTDGYYWIKDASGNKYKTYCDMSNGGWTLIRSLSERQILVVEQSYNQPIGNQPSRNLVTTQTGVFNEYAFSLPSAVVNNIGSTSTTKQYRFSIKEKGHNTVAGATAVQVENTTVAPINDVWVPNNYLNVEITDGNPATGNYGTRGNTSTGKLFGFNFGKPTSGDTFYQINNQNFTYLIPGLYSLSGDYTGIWGGVGYAGANTPANNLTYTSINGSQITFNKYDLNDTFGIWMSVEAQLNHHIGTCSNSTDDYGGASACAAGWANWRPHRFNQRPDSNYEGRILQYWAK; this is translated from the coding sequence ATGAAAAAAAAGACATTTTGTATGGCGCTCATTCTAGGAGTGACAATGCTTTATGGCCAAGTTGGGATAAATACCGCTAATCCTCAGGCGACCCTTGATGTCAAAAAGACAAACAAAGGCAATACCGCTGAAGGGCTATTGATTCCCAGTTTTACGGTCACAGAATTAGCTACAAAAGACAGTGACTATGGGAATAATCAAAATGGTACAATGGTATTTATTACCGAAGGTACCGGAAGTTCTGGGAAAACAGCACAAATCAACGGATCTGGTTATTATTACTATGATTCGCCCAGTCATTTATGGATTCCCACAGGAAGTAAAGAGCCTTGGATATCAAAGGGTACCGGATATGGAGCTACTTTGAGCACAGAAAACATCTATCAAACGGGCCAGATTGGCATAGGTAGTTCCACTATTGATCCCAGTGCACAACTGGATATCACTGCTTCAAACAGAGGTCTACTGGTTCCCCGAATGTCGAAGAATGAACGCTCTGCCATTGTTTCTCCTGCCAATGGTTTATTGATATATAATACTACAACCAACTGTTTTAATTATTACATCACCAGCACTTCCAGATGGCAGAGTTTATGTGGAACCTATGAACCGGCTTCATTTAATATTGTCAGCTGTGCTCCTCCTACTGGTCCTTCTGGAACATTCACAGCAGGGGCCGCACTTAACAGTAATAATACTTATACCATAGTTGTTAACGTAACAGAGATTGGGACTTATCAGATTATTGCAAACACTTCCAATGGATTTTCTTTCAATAAATCAGGCGTGTTTTCTCAAACCGGAACTCAAACTGTAGTTCTGGATGGACAGGGAATTCCTGTGAATGGCCCTCAGAGTACTACTGTGTCGTTAAATTTCAATGGAATAGCGGTTAATCCGGATTGCGTGCTCCCGACAGTGAATGTGGGCGGATCATCAACGAATTTTAATCTTAATTGTAGTGCTGCAACAGTAAACGGAACATATTCTACATCAATCGCCTTAGATGGAACAAATTATATTGATGTACCGGTTACCTCTGTTTCCACACCAGGAACTGCTGTAGTGGAAACTGCTATGATTAACGGAATTAAATTTTCATCAGGCTCCATCAACATTACATCATCCACAACAAGCATTAGATTATTTGGTCAAGGTGTACCCAGCAATCCTGGAACCAACGTTTATTCCTTTACTTCGCCTGGAGGCAGTTCTTCCTGTTCGGTAGCAATTACGGCAAAAACTTCAATAGGAACCTTTGCTAACCCTGCCAACCGATGTACCGATATTTTATCTTCTGCTTCATCTTCTACAGATGGATATTATTGGATAAAAGATGCTTCAGGAAACAAATATAAAACCTATTGCGATATGAGCAACGGCGGCTGGACATTGATAAGGTCACTTTCAGAAAGGCAGATTCTGGTGGTTGAGCAAAGCTATAATCAGCCCATAGGGAATCAACCCTCAAGAAATCTGGTGACAACTCAGACAGGCGTCTTCAATGAATATGCTTTTTCATTACCTTCCGCAGTTGTCAATAATATTGGAAGTACAAGTACAACTAAGCAATACAGGTTTAGCATTAAAGAGAAAGGGCACAATACAGTAGCAGGTGCCACTGCAGTTCAGGTGGAAAATACAACCGTAGCTCCTATAAATGATGTATGGGTTCCTAATAATTATCTAAATGTTGAAATTACAGATGGAAATCCGGCAACAGGAAATTACGGTACAAGGGGGAATACATCCACTGGGAAACTTTTTGGTTTTAATTTTGGAAAGCCTACAAGCGGTGATACATTTTATCAAATCAACAATCAGAACTTTACCTATCTCATACCCGGTTTATACAGTCTTTCCGGAGATTATACCGGAATATGGGGCGGCGTGGGTTACGCAGGAGCCAATACGCCTGCTAATAATTTAACCTACACTTCAATTAATGGAAGCCAGATAACTTTCAATAAGTACGATCTTAATGATACATTTGGAATCTGGATGAGCGTTGAAGCACAGCTTAATCACCACATTGGTACATGTTCAAACAGTACGGATGATTATGGAGGAGCCAGCGCATGTGCTGCCGGGTGGGCCAACTGGAGGCCCCATAGATTTAATCAAAGACCCGATAGCAATTATGAAGGAAGAATCCTTCAATATTGGGCAAAATAA